From the Lathyrus oleraceus cultivar Zhongwan6 chromosome 4, CAAS_Psat_ZW6_1.0, whole genome shotgun sequence genome, one window contains:
- the LOC127138278 gene encoding U-box domain-containing protein 35, protein MFNNNYGSTGISEIEEEENTINHHHHHLDTIDNEIEEEDSIYVAVGKSDTSMEALSWTLNNLTTHSTMLYLIHVFPEIKHIPHPLGVGMIARNQVSGEQVEIYMEQERNKRRQLLHKFIQSCSLSNVKVDTILIESDFIAKAILDLIPILQISNLVIGANKFHLRKSRSRKGNGVADQVVQNAPESCKVRIISEGKEVKDEQVMMMMTPSPKIIATTNSANNVNTKENDSVLCVCFKPKFK, encoded by the exons ATGTTCAACAACAACTACGGCAGCACCGGCATAAGCGAGATAGAGGAGGAAGAAAACACCAtcaaccaccaccaccaccaccttGACACAATCGACAATGAAATCGAAGAAGAAGATTCCATTTATGTTGCAGTTGGTAAGAGTGATACAAGCATGGAAGCTCTCTCATGGACACTCAATAACCTAACCACTCATTCCACCATGCTCTATCTCATTCATGTATTCCCTGAAATCAAACACATTCCACATCCAT TGGGAGTAGGAATGATTGCAAGGAATCAAGTTAGTGGTGAGCAGGTAGAGATTTATATGGAGCAAGAAAGAAACAAGAGGAGACAACTCCTTCACAAGTTCATCCAATCTTGCTCTCTTTCCAACGTTAAGGTTGATACCATCTTAATAGAGAGTGATTTCATTGCAAAAGCCATCCTAGACCTAATTCCTATTCTTCAAATATCAAATCTAGTCATTGGTGCCAACAAATTCCATCTAAG AAAATCGAGATCAAGGAAAGGAAATGGCGTGGCTGATCAGGTAGTACAGAATGCACCAGAAAGTTGTAAGGTTAGAATTATCTCCGAAGGTAAGGAAGTAAAGGATGAgcaagtgatgatgatgatgactCCTTCTCCTAAGATAATTGCCACTACCAACTCTGCTAATAATGTGAACACAAAAGAAAATGATTCAGTTTTATGTGTTTGTTTCAAACCAAAGTTTAAATGA